Proteins encoded by one window of Chiroxiphia lanceolata isolate bChiLan1 chromosome 26, bChiLan1.pri, whole genome shotgun sequence:
- the LOC116798518 gene encoding olfactory receptor 10C1-like translates to MILGNLSEVSEFRLLGFSEISHLHPLLFVVLLSLYILTLMANTVIALIMNGDNTLHSPMYFFLTQLSCLDICYLSVIIPNILENLMVGTIGISKARCAMQMFFFLFFGVAECFLLAAMSLDRYVAICYPLHYTIVMNSRVCKSLVAGTYICGTAVGLVHTIITFSLPFCGFAIDHFFCEIQPLLDLLCGTTFPSEIQVIVVAVFAILCPFLLIIYSYSRIISTILLMSSAESQQKAFSTCSSHLLVVILFYGTASSMYLRPKYTYSASVDKFLSLSYSVVTPLLNPTIYSLRNEEVKRALRKKWRNINLVWKCNRIFALFQMVVVVFFTVNSCSVKGISK, encoded by the coding sequence ATGATTCTTGGGAACCTCAGTGAAGTGAGTGAATTCAGACTCCTGGGTTTTTCTGAAATCTCTCATTTGCATCCCTTGCTCTTTGTAGTTTTATTATCTCTTTATATTCTCACCTTGATGGCTAACACAGTGATAGCTTTGATAATGAATGGTGATAACACCCTTCATTCCCCCATGTATTTCTTCCTCACTCAGCTGTCCTGTTTGGATATCTGCTATTTGTCAGTCATAATACCAAATATTCTTGAGAATCTGATGGTGGGAACAATAGGTATCTCCAAGGCAAGATGTGCaatgcaaatgtttttcttccttttctttggagTTGCCGAATGTTTTCTCTTGGCTGCCATGTCACTGGACCGTTATGTGGCAATATGTTACCCCTTGCATTACACTATTGTCATGAACAGTAGAGTCTGCAAAAGTCTGGTTGCTGGAACTTACATTTGTGGAACTGCTGTAGGCTTGGTACACACCATCATAACATTCAGCTTACCCTTCTGTGGTTTTGCCATCGATCACTTTTTCTGTGAGATTCAACCCCTCTTGGACCTGCTTTGTGGTACCACTTTCCCAAGTGAAATTCAAGTCATTGTGGTGGCTGTCTTTGCTATTTTGTGTCCCTTCTTGTTGATCATTTATTCATATAGTCGCATAATTTCCACAATTCTTCTGATGTCATCAGCTGAAAGCCAGCAGAAAGCATTTTCCACTTGCTCCTCACATCTTTTAGTTGTGATACTTTTTTATGGTACAGCAAGCTCCATGTATTTGAGGCCAAAATACACCTATTCTGCATCTGTTGATAAATTCCTCTCGCTTTCTTATTCTGTGGTGACTCCTTTACTGAATCCTACTATTTATAGTTTGAGGAATGAGGAGGTGAAAAGAGccctgagaaaaaaatggagaaatattaatttagtgTGGAAATGCAACAGAATATTTGCATTGTTTCAGATGGTTGTAGTGgtatttttcactgtaaattCTTGTTCAGTAAAAGGAATTTCCAAATAA
- the LOC116798517 gene encoding olfactory receptor 10A4-like, whose translation MVDAALHSPTYFFLKNFSFLEVSYTTSTIPKTLVNFLTKRKNISFLGCATQMYAFSLLGITECCLLAAMAYDRYVAICQPLHYTTTMRWNMCFLLSAVPWLTGVLVALVQTTFIFTLPCCGPNGINHFFCDLLPLLKLACGATCKNEITTYIIAVLFIIVLFLFILVSYIQILHTIFKIPSVKGKGKAFSTCFSHLVVVTLF comes from the coding sequence ATGGTAGATGCTGCCCTTCACTCTCCCAcgtattttttccttaagaacTTTTCCTTCCTGGAGGTTAGCTATACCACATCCACCATCCCCAAGACGCTAGTGAACTTTCTCACAAAGAGGAAGAACATATCCTTTCTGGGCTGCGCCACACAGATGTATGCTTTCTCCCTCCTCGGGATCACAGAATGCTGTTTGCTGGCTGCCATGGCCTACGACCGCTATGTGGCCATATGCCAGCCTCTGCACTACACGACCACGATGAGATGGAACATGTGCTTCTTGCTTTCAGCTGTGCCTTGGCTTACTGGGGTCTTGGTGGCCTTAGTGCAGACAACTTTCATCTTTACCCTTCCATGCTGTGGTCCCAATGGGATCAATCACTTCTTCTGTGACTTGCTGCCTCTGCTTAAGTTGGCTTGTGGGGCCACCTGCAAAAATGAAATCACCACCTACATAATAGCTGTCCTTTTCATCATAGTCCTCTTCTTATTCATACTTGTGTCGTATATCCAGATTCTCCACACCATCTTCAAGATACCATCAGTGAAGGGCAAGGGAAAAGCATTCTCTACCTGCTTTTCTCACCTAGTCGTGGTCACTCTGTTTTAG